From one Anaerococcus prevotii DSM 20548 genomic stretch:
- the nth gene encoding endonuclease III, whose amino-acid sequence MLDSKKIKELLEILDRMYPDVDYSMLNFTTPFELLIATILSAQSTDVRVNKVTSVMFKDMNTAEEFAKADIKTIENYIRTVGIYKNKAKNISATSKILCSDYNGEVPADIKELMKLPGVGRKTANVVASNAFNIPAIAVDTHVFRVSNRLGLADAKNVEKTEKQLMENIPKERWRKTHHQLITHGRALCKARGPICEECDLNVVCEFYRRDHD is encoded by the coding sequence ATTTTAGATTCTAAAAAAATTAAAGAACTTTTGGAAATTCTAGATAGGATGTATCCAGATGTGGATTACTCTATGCTAAATTTTACGACTCCTTTTGAACTTTTAATAGCTACAATCCTTTCGGCCCAATCGACTGATGTTAGGGTCAATAAGGTTACAAGCGTGATGTTTAAGGATATGAATACAGCGGAAGAATTTGCAAAAGCCGATATTAAAACAATAGAAAATTATATAAGGACAGTTGGAATATATAAAAATAAGGCTAAAAATATATCTGCTACAAGCAAGATCTTGTGTAGTGATTATAACGGAGAGGTACCAGCAGATATAAAAGAGCTTATGAAGCTTCCGGGAGTTGGGAGAAAGACAGCAAATGTAGTGGCATCCAATGCCTTTAATATCCCTGCAATTGCTGTAGATACTCATGTGTTTAGGGTATCTAATAGACTGGGACTTGCAGATGCTAAAAACGTAGAAAAGACTGAAAAACAATTGATGGAAAATATTCCCAAAGAAAGATGGAGAAAGACCCACCATCAATTAATAACCCATGGTAGGGCCCTTTGTAAGGCAAGAGGCCCAATATGCGAAGAGTGTGACCTTAATGTAGTCTGCGAATTTTATAGGAGAGATCATGATTAG
- a CDS encoding phosphoglycerate kinase — translation MNKKTVKDLDVKGKKVLVRVDFNVPLSKENNEEIADDTRIRAALPTIDYLLENDAKVILMSHLGRPKGEAKPEFALKPVADWLENHYKDKFHFFPSPEVVDDKVKEEVANLKEGEVCLIENTRYVAGETKNDPEFAKKLASLADLYVNDAFGTSHRAHASNVGVASILPSAVGFLIEKEIEVMGKALEAPEHPFVSILGGAKVSDKIGVIENLITKVDTILIGGGMAYTFLKAQGKEIGKSLLEEDKMDLSLELIKKAEANNVEILLPVDVVIADEIKAGAETEIVDIDSIPEDKEALDIGPKTAELFASKIKEAKTVVWNGPMGVFEIKEFADGTNKVAAALAESDAITIVGGGDSALAIELAGLKDKITHVSTGGGASLEFLEGKDLPGISSIEDK, via the coding sequence ATGAACAAAAAAACTGTAAAAGACTTAGACGTAAAGGGTAAAAAAGTACTAGTAAGAGTTGATTTCAACGTACCTTTATCAAAAGAAAATAATGAAGAAATTGCTGATGATACAAGAATTAGAGCAGCTCTTCCAACAATTGATTACCTACTAGAAAATGACGCTAAGGTAATCCTTATGAGCCACTTAGGTAGACCAAAGGGTGAAGCTAAGCCAGAATTTGCTCTAAAACCTGTAGCAGATTGGCTAGAGAATCACTACAAAGATAAATTCCACTTTTTCCCAAGCCCAGAAGTTGTAGATGATAAGGTTAAAGAAGAAGTAGCAAATCTTAAGGAAGGTGAAGTTTGCCTAATAGAAAATACAAGATATGTTGCTGGTGAAACTAAAAACGACCCTGAATTTGCTAAAAAACTTGCATCTCTTGCAGACCTATATGTAAATGATGCCTTCGGAACGAGTCATAGAGCACACGCATCTAACGTTGGTGTAGCAAGCATCCTTCCTTCAGCTGTAGGTTTTCTAATCGAAAAAGAAATTGAAGTAATGGGTAAGGCACTAGAAGCACCAGAACATCCGTTTGTATCAATCTTAGGTGGAGCTAAGGTATCTGATAAGATTGGTGTAATCGAAAATCTTATCACTAAAGTTGATACAATTTTAATTGGTGGTGGAATGGCTTATACCTTCCTCAAAGCTCAAGGAAAAGAAATAGGTAAATCTCTTCTTGAAGAAGATAAAATGGACCTATCCCTAGAACTAATCAAGAAAGCTGAAGCTAATAACGTAGAGATCCTACTACCAGTAGATGTTGTTATAGCAGATGAAATCAAGGCAGGTGCTGAAACTGAGATAGTTGATATTGACTCTATCCCAGAAGATAAGGAAGCCCTAGATATAGGACCAAAAACTGCAGAACTTTTCGCATCAAAAATCAAAGAAGCGAAGACTGTTGTTTGGAATGGACCAATGGGAGTATTTGAAATAAAAGAATTCGCAGATGGTACAAACAAAGTTGCAGCAGCCCTTGCAGAATCAGATGCAATTACAATAGTAGGTGGAGGAGACTCTGCACTTGCAATTGAACTTGCAGGTCTAAAAGATAAGATCACTCACGTATCAACTGGTGGTGGAGCAAGCTTGGAATTCTTAGAAGGAAAAGATCTACCAGGAATATCATCAATAGAAGATAAGTAA
- the rodA gene encoding rod shape-determining protein RodA: protein MFNLKKKDLKELDLMLLFATIALSVIGLVVLYSAYGGNIRPILTQLFATILGFVIILVLCTIDLDFIKRSYLGVYGVMIVLLLLTLVFGRGLDEWGAKSWVYIGSFSFQPSEIAKVGIIFSLAAFLDKHKFDINDKLTLLKVIAMAGLPIGLILLQPDFGTAMVYVFFVSAMIFIGGISWKWIGIFAGLAAIVGFFVLTNLSGYRLDRIENFLDPSRDTSGSNWQQQQGLIAIGSGMLTGRGYLKGTQSQYGYIPEKETDFIFSVLAEELGFLGAIIVIALFAIVIMRLVIIAKTSRNTFITIMLTGIAGLLFIHIFENIAMTIGLMPVTGIPLPFFSYGGTFQLISLINIGLALSASMQKKQYDDGIIDDEAINLLDVSMVRPSKRK, encoded by the coding sequence ATGTTTAATTTAAAGAAAAAAGATTTGAAAGAGCTTGACCTTATGCTTCTGTTTGCAACAATTGCCTTAAGCGTAATTGGTCTAGTCGTTTTATATTCAGCCTACGGTGGAAATATTAGGCCCATACTGACTCAACTTTTTGCTACAATATTGGGATTTGTAATTATATTAGTCCTATGTACAATTGATTTGGACTTTATTAAGAGATCTTACTTAGGTGTTTATGGGGTGATGATTGTTCTCTTGCTCTTAACCTTAGTTTTTGGTCGAGGTCTTGATGAGTGGGGGGCGAAGTCCTGGGTTTATATAGGATCATTTTCCTTCCAGCCTTCTGAGATTGCCAAGGTAGGAATAATTTTCTCCCTTGCTGCTTTTCTTGATAAGCATAAGTTTGATATAAATGACAAGCTGACTTTATTAAAGGTTATCGCTATGGCAGGCCTTCCAATAGGCCTTATTCTCTTACAGCCTGACTTTGGTACAGCTATGGTATATGTATTCTTTGTATCTGCTATGATTTTCATTGGAGGAATTTCTTGGAAATGGATTGGTATTTTTGCTGGACTTGCAGCAATTGTAGGATTTTTCGTCTTAACCAATCTTTCTGGATATAGGCTTGATAGAATCGAAAACTTCCTCGACCCATCAAGGGATACTTCAGGAAGTAACTGGCAACAACAACAAGGTCTTATAGCCATAGGTTCAGGTATGCTTACTGGCCGTGGATATCTAAAGGGAACTCAGTCTCAATATGGATATATTCCTGAAAAAGAAACTGACTTTATTTTCTCAGTTCTTGCTGAAGAGCTAGGATTTTTGGGAGCGATTATTGTAATAGCACTTTTCGCGATAGTAATTATGAGACTTGTAATTATCGCAAAGACCTCACGTAATACTTTTATTACAATCATGCTTACAGGAATTGCGGGACTTTTGTTCATTCATATATTTGAAAATATTGCAATGACCATAGGACTTATGCCAGTTACTGGAATTCCACTTCCATTTTTCTCATATGGTGGAACCTTCCAGCTAATTAGTTTGATAAATATTGGCCTTGCCCTTTCAGCCTCTATGCAGAAGAAACAATATGACGATGGAATAATTGACGATGAGGCAATTAATCTCCTAGATGTAAGTATGGTTAGACCATCTAAAAGAAAATAA
- a CDS encoding Cof-type HAD-IIB family hydrolase: protein MIRIFALDMDGTLLDSNSKLSEDNIKALRDLESTGVRVVLASGRVFKSVLYFASKISSDPCVIANNGAILGSDYNNLFFENPIDDEYLDRLYDLALENGLDFHFYDLDTYYSNKLKIEKLDHLRKENDNEYTTNILISDDPLRELRAKNHKAYKFQINKTNDHPLGSEGISKLVRDEFSDSLYMTSSFGGVLELMSKGVSKFDTLLALADKIGFTRENIAAIGDGLNDLEMIKGSKLSFAMGNGREELKEIASHIVSDNNSGAIREACEIIKEYNRV from the coding sequence ATGATTAGAATATTTGCCCTAGATATGGATGGAACGCTTTTAGATTCTAATTCGAAACTTTCTGAGGATAATATTAAAGCCCTAAGAGATTTAGAAAGCACGGGCGTTAGGGTAGTTCTTGCTAGTGGCAGAGTATTTAAGTCTGTCTTATATTTTGCAAGTAAAATCAGTAGCGATCCTTGTGTGATTGCAAACAATGGAGCTATCCTCGGATCTGATTATAATAATTTATTCTTTGAAAATCCCATAGATGATGAATATTTAGATAGGCTTTATGATTTAGCCTTAGAAAATGGCTTGGATTTTCATTTTTACGATTTAGACACTTATTATTCAAATAAATTGAAAATAGAAAAACTCGACCATCTCCGTAAGGAAAATGATAATGAATATACTACAAATATATTGATTTCAGATGATCCTTTAAGAGAGCTTAGAGCAAAAAATCACAAGGCTTACAAATTTCAAATTAACAAGACTAATGATCATCCTCTTGGAAGTGAGGGGATTAGTAAGCTAGTTAGAGACGAATTTTCTGATAGCTTATATATGACTTCATCTTTTGGTGGAGTTCTTGAATTGATGAGTAAGGGTGTATCCAAGTTTGATACCCTTCTAGCCCTTGCAGATAAAATTGGATTTACTAGAGAAAATATAGCTGCAATTGGCGATGGTCTCAATGATTTGGAAATGATAAAGGGAAGCAAGCTTTCTTTTGCTATGGGAAATGGAAGAGAAGAGCTCAAGGAAATTGCAAGCCATATAGTTTCTGATAATAATTCAGGAGCAATAAGAGAAGCTTGTGAAATAATAAAGGAATATAACCGTGTTTAA
- a CDS encoding tRNA (cytidine(34)-2'-O)-methyltransferase: MFNIVLISPEHPGNVGNIGRTCVLTESRLHLIRPFKFDFSDRFLKRAGIDYWEHVDLVIHDSLEEFMDYVKDKRYFLIETGTQKKYSDVNFEDGDFLIFGREKEGIPDDLLNENKEKIITIPMTKKIDRSLNLANSVSIVLYEALRQDGFKF, from the coding sequence GTGTTTAATATAGTATTAATCTCGCCAGAGCATCCTGGAAATGTAGGGAATATCGGAAGGACTTGTGTCCTAACAGAATCCCGTCTCCACTTGATTAGACCCTTCAAGTTCGATTTTTCTGATAGATTTTTGAAAAGAGCGGGTATAGATTATTGGGAACATGTTGATCTTGTAATCCACGATAGTCTAGAAGAATTTATGGACTATGTAAAGGATAAAAGATATTTCCTAATAGAAACTGGAACTCAGAAAAAATATTCAGATGTAAATTTTGAAGATGGAGATTTTTTGATATTTGGTAGGGAAAAAGAAGGAATACCAGATGATTTGCTTAATGAGAACAAGGAAAAAATTATAACTATCCCTATGACAAAAAAGATAGATAGGTCCTTAAACCTAGCTAACTCTGTTAGTATAGTTTTATACGAAGCCTTAAGGCAAGATGGATTTAAATTTTAG
- a CDS encoding ATP-dependent RecD-like DNA helicase → MKIKGIVTNIIFRNDENGYTIMAVDTSDSDITCVGTMPFFNEGDNVEMEGDIVYHDKYGEQFKISSIRLVKPSSREAVVKFLSSGNLKGIGKKTARAIFDVFGKDSVDIVYNDPDKLLRVDGIGKKKLEDIKLSAEDTRDSRRAIEYLQGLNLSYNLSMKIYKKYGESTVDVVKANPYKLIEDIRGVGFTMADNIAINMQMDLTSKFRISAGVYYILNTEAEFNGHTCLKYNTLSQKSANLLKLEEGRIKEVINDDIIAGKLVLVEIEDINYIYSSNLLKAEKSVAMAIASKINEKYGFDVKIDYDLSVFSDEQKIAIEKAFESMVLVITGGPGTGKTTIINAICKILSQNGLSYALTAPTGRAAKRIKESTGEDAYTIHRLLGIRPDEVVAEFNEENPIDKDYIIVDETSMVDIFLMKNLMAAIGDKTAIILVGDSDQLPSVGPGNVLKDILNTNVESVRLKKIFRQAGKSNIIVNAHRINQGKYPILNEKDKDFFFIDTAASDFISVLTSLVKERLTKYYNFDPIKDIQILSPSKKTDWGVVNINDHIQESINKEKNLLKINNKIFKLNDKVMQVRNNYDLKSINHEEDYDEGVYNGDIGIIENIDKIDESLDVRFDDGRLIRYKKEDIKDLDLSYAITIHKSQGSEFPCVIIPMMQVAPMLLTRNLLYTGVTRARKIVILLGNKKILKTMVDNNKSNRRFTNLSYWIGEMEKVIDD, encoded by the coding sequence ATGAAGATTAAAGGCATAGTCACCAACATTATATTTAGAAACGACGAGAATGGATACACAATTATGGCTGTAGACACTTCAGATTCTGATATAACTTGTGTTGGGACTATGCCCTTTTTTAATGAGGGCGATAATGTCGAGATGGAAGGAGATATAGTCTATCACGACAAGTATGGTGAACAATTCAAAATATCTTCAATAAGACTTGTAAAGCCATCTTCTAGGGAAGCTGTCGTGAAATTTCTATCTTCTGGAAACCTAAAAGGTATTGGCAAAAAAACTGCTAGAGCTATCTTTGATGTTTTTGGCAAGGATTCTGTGGACATTGTCTATAATGACCCTGATAAGCTACTAAGGGTAGATGGAATTGGCAAGAAAAAGCTTGAAGATATAAAGCTTTCTGCAGAAGATACAAGAGACTCGAGAAGGGCAATCGAATACCTCCAAGGACTAAATTTATCCTATAATCTGTCTATGAAAATTTATAAAAAATACGGTGAATCGACAGTCGATGTAGTAAAGGCTAATCCCTATAAATTAATAGAAGATATAAGGGGAGTAGGCTTTACTATGGCCGACAACATAGCCATAAATATGCAGATGGACCTTACTTCCAAGTTTAGGATTTCTGCAGGAGTCTACTACATACTAAATACAGAGGCAGAATTTAACGGTCATACTTGTCTTAAATACAATACTCTGTCCCAAAAATCTGCCAATCTTTTAAAGCTTGAAGAAGGGAGAATAAAAGAAGTAATTAATGATGATATAATTGCTGGTAAATTAGTTTTGGTAGAAATTGAGGATATCAATTATATCTATAGTTCTAATCTCCTTAAGGCAGAAAAATCAGTAGCTATGGCTATAGCGAGTAAAATTAATGAAAAATATGGTTTCGATGTCAAAATCGACTATGATCTTTCTGTGTTCTCTGATGAACAAAAAATAGCAATAGAAAAAGCTTTTGAATCCATGGTCCTTGTTATAACTGGAGGTCCAGGTACAGGTAAGACTACTATAATAAATGCTATTTGTAAAATACTATCCCAAAACGGCCTATCCTATGCCTTAACAGCACCGACTGGAAGGGCGGCAAAGAGGATTAAGGAATCGACTGGAGAAGATGCTTACACCATACACAGGCTATTAGGTATAAGACCCGATGAAGTTGTAGCTGAGTTCAACGAGGAAAATCCCATAGATAAGGACTATATTATAGTCGATGAGACCAGTATGGTCGATATCTTCCTAATGAAAAATTTGATGGCAGCAATTGGAGATAAGACTGCGATAATCCTCGTTGGAGATAGCGACCAGTTACCTTCGGTTGGTCCGGGCAATGTTTTGAAGGATATTTTAAATACGAATGTTGAGTCTGTTAGACTTAAGAAAATATTTAGGCAAGCAGGTAAGTCTAATATCATTGTTAATGCCCACAGGATAAACCAAGGAAAATACCCTATCTTAAATGAAAAAGATAAGGACTTCTTCTTTATCGATACAGCTGCTTCCGACTTCATTTCTGTACTTACATCCTTGGTGAAAGAAAGACTTACAAAATATTATAATTTCGATCCCATTAAGGACATACAAATCCTATCCCCGTCCAAGAAGACTGATTGGGGAGTGGTCAATATTAATGATCATATCCAAGAATCTATTAACAAGGAGAAAAATCTATTAAAAATCAACAACAAGATTTTCAAATTAAATGACAAGGTCATGCAAGTTAGAAATAACTATGATCTTAAGTCAATTAATCACGAAGAGGATTATGACGAAGGTGTCTACAATGGTGATATTGGTATAATCGAAAATATTGATAAGATTGATGAGAGTCTCGATGTAAGATTTGATGATGGTAGACTAATCAGGTATAAGAAGGAAGATATAAAAGATTTGGACCTATCATATGCTATTACAATCCATAAGTCCCAGGGATCAGAATTTCCATGTGTCATTATTCCTATGATGCAGGTAGCACCGATGCTTCTTACGAGAAATCTCCTTTATACAGGAGTGACAAGAGCTAGGAAAATCGTAATTCTTCTAGGAAATAAGAAAATCCTAAAGACTATGGTGGACAATAATAAATCCAACAGGAGATTTACCAACCTTTCCTATTGGATAGGAGAAATGGAGAAGGTCATTGATGATTGA
- the trxB gene encoding thioredoxin-disulfide reductase, giving the protein MYDIIIIGGGPAGLTAGLYAGRSKLKTLIIEKAVAGGQISGTAFVENYPGSIDEATGMGLSERMLEQAEEFCEIKYEDVKEVELDGKVKKIKTDGGEYEAKVVIISSGATHRKLDVPGEKEFANKGVSYCATCDGPFYTGLDIFVVGGGDSALEEATYLTKFAKSVTIIHRRDEFRASGVVVDKIKENPKIKLELDAVVKEIKGDKEAESLIIENTKTGEKKELKSDDNSPIGVFIFIGYIPQTEIFEGKIEMNHGYILTDEDMKTNIEGVFAVGDTREKKVRQMVTAAGDGCIAAVLANRYLEGSNW; this is encoded by the coding sequence ATGTACGATATAATTATAATTGGAGGAGGTCCAGCAGGACTTACCGCAGGACTTTATGCAGGAAGAAGTAAGCTTAAGACACTTATTATTGAAAAAGCAGTAGCTGGTGGACAGATTTCTGGAACAGCCTTTGTTGAAAACTACCCAGGATCAATAGATGAAGCAACAGGAATGGGTCTTTCTGAAAGGATGCTCGAGCAAGCGGAAGAATTTTGTGAAATAAAGTATGAAGATGTTAAGGAAGTAGAGCTTGATGGCAAGGTTAAAAAAATAAAGACTGATGGCGGAGAATATGAGGCCAAAGTAGTTATCATTTCATCAGGTGCTACCCACAGAAAATTAGATGTTCCAGGCGAGAAAGAATTCGCCAATAAGGGAGTATCCTACTGTGCCACATGTGATGGACCATTTTATACGGGTCTTGACATATTTGTAGTTGGTGGAGGAGATTCTGCCCTTGAGGAGGCAACCTATCTTACCAAATTCGCTAAATCTGTGACAATAATTCACAGAAGAGACGAATTTAGGGCAAGTGGGGTAGTCGTGGACAAGATTAAGGAAAATCCAAAAATCAAATTAGAACTTGATGCAGTTGTTAAAGAAATCAAGGGAGATAAGGAAGCAGAATCTCTTATAATAGAAAATACTAAGACCGGAGAGAAAAAAGAATTAAAATCTGATGATAATTCTCCAATTGGGGTATTTATATTTATAGGATATATTCCACAAACTGAGATATTCGAAGGCAAGATTGAAATGAACCATGGTTATATCCTAACTGATGAGGATATGAAGACTAATATCGAAGGTGTATTTGCAGTAGGCGATACCAGAGAAAAGAAGGTTAGACAGATGGTTACAGCGGCTGGAGATGGATGTATTGCAGCAGTCCTTGCGAATAGATATCTCGAAGGAAGCAATTGGTAA
- the gap gene encoding type I glyceraldehyde-3-phosphate dehydrogenase yields MATKVAINGFGRIGRLTLRRIAEVEENIEVVAINDLIDKKGLLYAFKYDTAQGRFNGDAELTDDGFKINGKDIKVFAERNPEDLPWGELGVDIVLECTGFFTEKEKAEAHIKAGAKKVLISAPGKGDLKTIVYGVNHEILDGSETVVSGASCTTNCLAPMVNVLKNEFGFVSGQMSTIHAYTATQAIQDTPASKKDLRGGRAAAQNTIPASTGAAKAVGKVLPEVEGKIDGSALRVPTITGSITELYSVLEKKVTVEEVNAAMKKYSSDAFAYTEDDIVSSDIVGYPAGSVFDSQLTKIVEGADGTQVVKTVAWYDNEMGYVSNLVRTLDYLANL; encoded by the coding sequence ATGGCAACAAAAGTAGCAATTAATGGATTTGGTAGAATCGGACGTCTTACACTAAGAAGAATCGCCGAAGTTGAAGAAAATATCGAAGTTGTAGCAATCAACGACCTTATTGACAAAAAAGGTCTTCTATATGCTTTCAAATACGATACAGCACAAGGTAGATTTAACGGAGACGCTGAACTAACAGATGACGGATTCAAAATAAACGGCAAAGACATCAAAGTATTTGCTGAAAGAAACCCAGAAGACCTTCCATGGGGAGAACTTGGAGTTGATATAGTACTAGAATGTACAGGATTCTTTACAGAAAAAGAAAAAGCAGAAGCTCACATCAAAGCAGGAGCTAAAAAAGTACTAATCTCTGCACCAGGTAAGGGTGATCTAAAAACTATCGTATACGGAGTAAACCACGAAATCCTTGATGGATCTGAAACAGTTGTTTCTGGAGCAAGCTGTACAACAAACTGCTTAGCACCAATGGTTAACGTATTAAAGAATGAATTCGGATTTGTTTCAGGACAAATGTCTACAATCCACGCATACACAGCTACTCAAGCTATCCAAGATACACCAGCTTCTAAGAAAGACTTAAGAGGCGGTAGAGCTGCAGCACAAAACACAATCCCTGCATCAACAGGAGCTGCTAAGGCTGTAGGTAAAGTACTTCCAGAAGTAGAAGGAAAGATTGATGGATCAGCTCTAAGAGTTCCAACAATTACAGGATCAATTACAGAACTTTACTCAGTACTTGAAAAGAAAGTAACTGTAGAAGAAGTAAACGCAGCTATGAAGAAATACTCAAGTGATGCATTTGCTTACACAGAAGATGACATTGTATCAAGTGATATAGTAGGTTATCCAGCTGGTTCAGTTTTCGACTCTCAACTAACAAAAATCGTTGAAGGTGCAGACGGAACACAAGTTGTAAAAACTGTTGCTTGGTATGACAACGAAATGGGATACGTTTCTAACCTAGTTAGAACACTAGACTATCTAGCAAATCTTTAA
- a CDS encoding ComF family protein: protein MIDFLFLDEGLCYSCKKEDIYKYHLCPNCLDKLDYIGNTFKLSGNTCYSLYFYNDFMKKLIGDYKFNRNTSLKEVFSEMLYQFLIDKNLTDFDYILASPSSRKTVNKRGFDHINLIVDGFSNKLEIKKLVEFKKVKNTKSQHTLNRFERNENLRGAFRLDKEIKGSKILLIDDLITTGNTALETIKELKNRGASEVVTLAICSERSVN from the coding sequence ATGATTGATTTTTTGTTTTTGGATGAAGGACTTTGCTATTCTTGTAAGAAAGAAGATATTTATAAATACCATCTCTGCCCAAATTGCTTAGATAAGTTAGACTATATAGGAAATACCTTCAAGCTCTCAGGAAATACTTGTTACAGCTTATATTTTTATAATGACTTTATGAAAAAGTTAATTGGGGACTATAAGTTTAATAGGAATACTTCACTCAAAGAAGTCTTTTCAGAGATGCTATATCAATTTTTAATCGACAAGAATTTAACTGACTTTGATTACATCTTGGCCTCACCTTCATCTAGGAAGACTGTAAATAAAAGGGGATTTGACCATATTAATCTGATAGTAGATGGTTTTTCCAACAAGCTTGAAATCAAAAAACTAGTTGAATTTAAGAAGGTAAAAAATACCAAGTCTCAGCACACTTTAAATAGATTCGAGAGAAATGAAAATCTTAGGGGAGCTTTTAGACTAGATAAAGAAATAAAGGGATCGAAAATCCTACTCATAGATGATCTGATAACTACAGGAAATACTGCCTTAGAAACCATAAAAGAATTAAAAAATAGGGGAGCAAGTGAGGTCGTAACACTGGCTATTTGTTCAGAAAGAAGTGTAAATTAA
- the tpiA gene encoding triose-phosphate isomerase — MRKPVIVGNWKMNMTVSEAEKLLDEIKDLDLDTEVEAGVCTPAIDLLVAKEKLAGTNVGFGGQNMYFEESGAFTGEISPTMLTDIGAKYVILGHSERREYFKECDCLINKKVKAALDHDLVPILCCGETLEEREANEHEAKVKGQIEKDLKDVSAEDIEKVIIAYEPIWAIGTGKTASSEDADAMCGYIRSLIAEKYGKDAAEKIRIQYGGSVKPNNVVELMGKENIDGALVGGASLKAEDFKALVNFNK, encoded by the coding sequence ATGCGTAAACCAGTAATTGTTGGAAACTGGAAAATGAACATGACAGTTTCTGAAGCAGAAAAACTACTAGACGAAATTAAAGACTTAGACCTAGATACAGAAGTAGAAGCAGGAGTTTGTACACCAGCTATTGATCTTCTAGTTGCTAAAGAAAAACTAGCAGGAACAAACGTAGGCTTTGGTGGACAAAATATGTACTTCGAAGAAAGTGGAGCATTCACAGGAGAAATATCTCCAACAATGTTAACTGATATCGGAGCAAAATATGTAATCTTAGGTCACTCTGAAAGACGTGAATACTTCAAAGAATGTGATTGCCTAATTAACAAAAAGGTAAAAGCAGCCCTAGACCACGACCTAGTACCAATCCTTTGCTGTGGTGAAACTCTTGAAGAAAGAGAAGCTAACGAACACGAAGCAAAAGTTAAGGGACAAATAGAAAAAGATCTTAAGGACGTTTCAGCAGAAGATATAGAAAAAGTAATTATTGCCTACGAACCAATCTGGGCAATAGGTACAGGTAAAACTGCATCAAGTGAAGATGCCGATGCTATGTGCGGATATATCAGAAGCTTAATAGCAGAAAAATACGGCAAAGATGCTGCTGAAAAAATCAGAATCCAATATGGTGGTTCTGTAAAACCAAACAATGTAGTAGAATTGATGGGCAAGGAAAATATTGATGGAGCCCTAGTTGGTGGAGCAAGCCTTAAGGCAGAAGATTTCAAAGCTTTAGTTAATTTTAATAAATAA